The sequence CGCTAGCTGGCTCTCTTTCAGATAGGTATCGACCAGCGGACGTACCTTGGCGATCGATGCGGTAATGTCTGCCGGCAGCGGCAAGGCTTCATTGTTTTTCAGTGCGTCAGTGAAGGAGGACATGTGTCCGGCCAGCGCTTGCTCGACGTCCTTGCGCTGATCCATCTTCTTTTTGCTGCCGGTCGACATTGCCAGCAGCACGTCGCCGCGCAAGGCGTCGTGCATCATGTCGGCCTGCATGTGGTTGCGTAATGCCGCACTGACTGTCGCATTGTCCTGCAATGCCCCGGAAACGGTCCGTTCTGCCCAGATGCCGGAACCGCCCACCAGAGCAGTGAACAGGAGGCTGATTGCCGTCATTAAAATCAAGCGCCATGTAATGGTCATTGTCAGCTCCTGTCCGGTGACTAGAATTTGCTGGAAAGCCCGACGGTCCATGTCAGGTTCGCGGTGTTTTTGTTGAGCCCTTTGTAGAGCGCCGTATCGATTTGCCATGTTGGCGAAAGCAGATACGCCATGCCGACATCAAGGGTGGCGACCGTGCCGCCATGCCGGGAGCGGGCAATTTGCGGCAAGGCAATTTCGACGAAAACACGGGTTTGCTCGCTCAGTGATTTGCCGAGGACGGCGGCGAAAATGCCGTTCCAGCTGCGTTCTCCGTTCTGGTCCTTGTCGAAGGTCAGGCCGGGCATGACACCCAGCGACAATCCTGCAGGTAAGTCCCATTCGGCAACCGCGCGCAACGAAGGGCGCAAGCCGCTGCCGCGGAATGCTGCCGAGCCGCTGTCGAGATCGACATGGGCCAGTACGCCGACCGACGGGCTGGTGCCACTTTCATCCATCACGTGCCACTTTGCGCCTATCGATGTATCGGCATACCCGCGGTCGGTGGTGCGCGTTCCTTGGGTCAGGTCATCGGTGCGCTGGACGATACGGCCATCGGTTTCCACGCGCAGTTCCCATGTCGCACCGGTACCGATGCGCAGCAGAATCGGGGTGGTCATGACGCGTGTTTTATTGGTATCGCGCCGGGTCCGTTCGAGGGCGACGCCGGTCTCTGCCTGAAACCGCCCCTTGCCGACAACATCGCTCGATTCGACGAAGTCAGGACGGTCTGTGACGATGACATCTTTTTCTTCGGCAATGGCGATGCTGGCGAGCATCATCAGCAAACCGCTGAATAAGGCATTACACGACGAGCAAGTTTTTTTTTGCATTGTGAATTCCCTTTTAAAGGTCAATTTTTGCTGAAAAAAATCGCGGAAATATCGGGCTGGTGCTTTCCGGTAAGTCCTTGCAGAAATGTACTTTAAAGAAATAGTGACTGATAACAATAGTGCTTATTTGAGATGCTACTTTTAGATTTTGTTGTTTTTAAAATTGCTTCTCCAGTAAAAATTCACCTCTGCAGACGCGTGATTGCTGAGTTGGAATGACGCAGAAGACGCGACCGTCGGCGTCCTATCGCGGCACAGGCTAGCCCGTTACAATGCGGCTTCATTTTTAACGCTGAACTGAGCTTTCCATGACTGACACCATCCGCCTGGCCAAACGCGTCGCCGAAGAACTGGCTTGCTCCCGCACTGAAGCCGAACAGTTCATCGAAGGTGGCTGGATTACGGTCGATGGCGTCCTGACCGAAGAAGCCGGCGCGCGGGTCACGGCGGAGCAGGCGATCGTGCTGTTACCCGATGCGGTGCCGGCACCGCTGGACCCGGTGACTATCCTGCTGCACAAGCCGGCCGGCATGCGCACCATAGACGCGATCGATCCCGAACAAGGCTGGATCACGCCCGCAACACTCGGCCCGGACGACCGCTCCGGCCTGCGTTTTTTGCGTCGCCATACCAAGGCATTGACGTTGACGAGTCCGCTCGAAGACAGCGCCAGCGGTTTGCTGGTGCTCACGCAGGATTGGCGCATCGAGCGCGCGCTGGTGCAGGAAGCCAGTCGCATCGAGCAGGAATTCGTCGTCGAAGTCACCGGCTCGCTGGACGCCGCCGGTCTGGAATTGCTGCAGAAGGGCTTGAAGTGGAATGGCAAGCCGATTGCCTCAATGAAGGTCAGCTGGCAAAGCGAGCACAAGTTACGCTTCGCGATCAAGGCTGCCGAGCGCGGCCAGATTCCTTATTTGTGCGAGAAGGTCGGCTTGCAGGTGGTGTCGATCAAGCGGATCCGCATCGGACGGATGTCGATGGCGGCGTTGCCGGTGGGGCAGTGGCGGTATTTGTTGGGGTATGAACGGTTTTGAGGACGCTTGCGCGGGCACAGGATGATCGTGGCCGTGTGCATGGTCAGTCCTGCGGCGGAGTGCTCCCCGGTGACCGGAACGGATATACGAGCTGCCCCAGATACGTTTCCGGTGGCTGGAAATGCGCCACCCAGTAATGCTTCGGCCAGCCTTGCGGCAGATGCACAGTACCGAACAGGACATCCCATACCGGAAGAAACTGCGCAAAATTCTTGTCGATGCCGTCGGCGTCAGTGGCATGGTGCCAATGATGGTACTGGGGCGTCGATATCGCCCGGTGCAGGCCCGGAAAACGCCATCGCAAGTTTGCATGAATGAACACCGCATGGAAGCGCCAGAGCCAGGGAAGCTGGTGAAACGCACGGTGGATCCAGTACGTGGCAAGGTCGACCACGGCGATCATTTCGACGAATTGGAGCCAGAGCGGTTGGGCTGCGATGGCTTTCTGGAAATTCAGTTGCACGACTCACAAAAACAGCATCTGCGCCGGAAGCAAGGCAGCCAACGACAGCAACTGGACACCGGCAAGGCGCACAAAAAAATGTTTCAGGTCGGTCTGCCCTCTCTGGCGCAAGACCTTTTGCCGTTGTAGCCAGAACAGCGCCTCGGCCGGAATGAAGATCAGCCCCAGTACCAGCAGCTCAAGGACAAAGTAGTCCAGACCAGCGGCCCAGGAGCGCATGCCGCCGACGTTGATTGCGGTAGCCTGCGCGCCACCCATCAGCATCGCCACGATGCCAAAGCCCATACCTGTCAAGCCATAGCGACTGCTTCGGGCACACACTGCGCCTAGCGCCCCTGGTGCAAGCGTCGCAAAAATACTCGCCTGCAGGATGCCGCGGCATAACATAAATCCTCGGCAACCACGCCAGCAGGAGCGCTTTGGAAGTGGCTTCGACGACGCTGATGTCGGCCAGGCCATCAGCGGCACTGGCCGAAGGCGCAATGCGCATGCCTTTTGCAAAATGCGTGCCGTTGGCCACGACCACCATGGTGAAAAATCCCTCGCGCCAGCGCTGGCCGTCGAGGCTCACCCCGGCCCGTTGGAGTGTGTAATTCACGAGTTCGCGCAGTGCTGCGCCGAGAAAGGTACCTACGTTCCGGTGGCGCCACGCATTGACACGCGCCGCCACCATCGCCGTGATGCCGGGTGATGTCCCGTTGATGAAATAGCGTGAATGGGCACCGGATTGCAGGTGCAGTACGTCCAGAGGAGTAGGGCGATCGTCGAGTGCCTGCGTCAATGCGGGCATCGGTCGGGTGTCGAACCCGAGTCCGCGTGCCCGGGACACCGTGAAGCGTTGCGCGCGCCGGCCAGCATCACGTTCAAGGTCAGGTGCAGCGTTCCATCGCCCCCAGTACCACCACGCGGCGAATGGCCGGTGTCAGGGCGGCATGGATGGCATTGCACGGCAGACCCGGCATGCGGTCGCACAACAACGACCAGACGCGGTTGGTGCGCCCTGACCCTGCATGGGGATCGACGATGAACAGAACATATTCCATTGTCGCAACGGTCTGCCTGCCCGGCTCAGGCCACTAGCGCCTGCGAATGGTTCCGGAGTCGCTCTGCGTGAGAAGCGAAGAGACTCCTTCACCTGCGATACCTACCTGAAGTCGACCATGGTGACCGGGAATGAAGGACGCGCCAATCGCCGGATTTATTTGCGACCGGTACGAACAACGGCGCCCGTCGCCTTGCTTACCGGCCGCGCCAGTGCGCTCGGGGTGCGCGTTACGGCACCGCCGTCGCGTGGCTTGTTCTGGCCGAACTTCTTCGCCAGCTTTTCCGGGCTCGGGGTTTCGCGCCGGCGCTCGATCGCCATCAGGCCGGGTGTCGGTGCCGAATAGCGCGGTACCAGATGCTTCTCGCCACTGCCGATCAGGTCGGATCGGCCCATACGTTGCAAGGCCTCACGGATGATTTCCCAGTTATCGGGATCGTGATAGCGCAGGAAGGCCTTGTGCAATTTGCGGACTTTGCCGGTGCGGACCGTCTCGACGGTTTCCGAATCGGCAGTGACCTTGCGCAGCGGATTTTTTCGGGTGTGGTACATCGTCGTGGCCAGCGCCATCGGCGTTGGCATGAACGATTGCACCTTGTCCAGGCGGAAGTTATTTTTCTTCAGCCAGAGTGACAGGTTCAGCATGTCTTCATCGGTGGTGCCGGGATGGGCGGCGATGAAGTACGGGATCAGGTATTGCTCCTTACCGGCTTCCTTCGAATACTTCTCGAACAATTCCTTGAACTTGTCATAGGCACCCATGCCCGGCTTCATCATCTTCGACAGCGGGCCTTCTTCGGAGTGCTCGGGCGCGATCTTCAGCAAGCCGCCGACGTGGTGGGTCACCAGTTCCTTTACGTATTCGGGCGAGCGCACGGCGAGGTCATAGCGGACGCCGGAGCTGATCAGGATTTTCTTGATGCCGGGAATCGCGCGGGCCTTGCGATACAGCTGGATCAGCTTGCTGTGGTCGGTGCCGAGGTTCGAGCAGATGGTCGGGTAGACACACGACAGGCGCCGGCAGGATTCCTCGATGCTTTTTTCCTTGCAGGCCAGCCGGTACATATTGGCGGTCGGTCCACCCATGTCGGAAATATTACCGGTGAAACCTTGGGTCTTGTCGCGGATCAGTTCGATTTCGCGCAGGATCGATGGCTCGGAGCGGCTCTGGATGATGCGACCCTCGTGTTCGGTGATCGAGCAGAAGGTGCAGCCGCCGAAGCAGCCGCGCATGATATTGACCGAAAACCGGATCATGTCCCAGGCCGGAATCTTGGCCTTGCCGTAGCTCGGATGCGGCGCACGGGCGTAGTTCATGTCGTAGACACCGTCCATTTCGTCCATGGCCAATGGCAGCGGTGGCGGATTGAGCCAGACATCGCGCTCGCCGTGTGCCTGCACCATCGCGCGGGCATTGCCGGGATTCGATTCAAGATGGAATACCCGCGACGCATGGGCATACAGCACCGGGTCATCCTTGATGGCGTCGTAGCCGGGCAGGCGGATGACGGTTTTGTTGCGGATTTCTTTCTGGGCCGCCTGGCGCTCTTCGCGGCTCAGGATCAGGATTGGCTTGGCCACCACAGTCGGCTCGGCGTTGGCGGTGCCGCAGCTGGTCGGCTCTTTGGTTTTCATTTCGTACGGATCAGGATGAGCTTCGACGCGGCCGGGCGTATCGACACGGGTCGAGTTGGCCTCGGTCCAATCGTGGGCCGGCAACCAGCCGCGCGAGACCATGAAGGCCGTGCCGCGCAGGTCGCGGATCGCCTTGATCGGTTCGCCGGCGGCGAGGCGATGCGTCAGGTCGACGAGGGCTCGCTCGGCATTGCCGAACAGCAGGATGTCGGCTTTCGAATCCGGCAGCACCGAGCGGCGCACCTTGTCCGACCAGTAATCGTAATGGGCGATGCGGCGCAGGCTGGCTTCGATACTGCCGATGACGACGTTGACCTCGGGATACGCTTCGCGCACGCGCTGGGCGTACACCACCAGAGCGCGGTCAGGCCGCTTGTTGGCTTCGCCATGCGGCGTGTAGGCGTCATCGGTGCGGATCTTGCGATCCGACGTGTACCGGTTGACCATCGAATCCATGTTGCCGGCCGTGACGCCGAAATACAGGTTGGGCTTGCCCAGTGCACGGAAGGCGTCGACGGAGAGCCAGTCGGGCTGCGCGAT comes from Actimicrobium sp. CCC2.4 and encodes:
- a CDS encoding transporter, coding for MQKKTCSSCNALFSGLLMMLASIAIAEEKDVIVTDRPDFVESSDVVGKGRFQAETGVALERTRRDTNKTRVMTTPILLRIGTGATWELRVETDGRIVQRTDDLTQGTRTTDRGYADTSIGAKWHVMDESGTSPSVGVLAHVDLDSGSAAFRGSGLRPSLRAVAEWDLPAGLSLGVMPGLTFDKDQNGERSWNGIFAAVLGKSLSEQTRVFVEIALPQIARSRHGGTVATLDVGMAYLLSPTWQIDTALYKGLNKNTANLTWTVGLSSKF
- a CDS encoding YgiQ family radical SAM protein, translating into MSRAEMDVLGWDTCDVILVTGDAYIDHPSFGMALIGRLLEAQGFRVGIIAQPDWLSVDAFRALGKPNLYFGVTAGNMDSMVNRYTSDRKIRTDDAYTPHGEANKRPDRALVVYAQRVREAYPEVNVVIGSIEASLRRIAHYDYWSDKVRRSVLPDSKADILLFGNAERALVDLTHRLAAGEPIKAIRDLRGTAFMVSRGWLPAHDWTEANSTRVDTPGRVEAHPDPYEMKTKEPTSCGTANAEPTVVAKPILILSREERQAAQKEIRNKTVIRLPGYDAIKDDPVLYAHASRVFHLESNPGNARAMVQAHGERDVWLNPPPLPLAMDEMDGVYDMNYARAPHPSYGKAKIPAWDMIRFSVNIMRGCFGGCTFCSITEHEGRIIQSRSEPSILREIELIRDKTQGFTGNISDMGGPTANMYRLACKEKSIEESCRRLSCVYPTICSNLGTDHSKLIQLYRKARAIPGIKKILISSGVRYDLAVRSPEYVKELVTHHVGGLLKIAPEHSEEGPLSKMMKPGMGAYDKFKELFEKYSKEAGKEQYLIPYFIAAHPGTTDEDMLNLSLWLKKNNFRLDKVQSFMPTPMALATTMYHTRKNPLRKVTADSETVETVRTGKVRKLHKAFLRYHDPDNWEIIREALQRMGRSDLIGSGEKHLVPRYSAPTPGLMAIERRRETPSPEKLAKKFGQNKPRDGGAVTRTPSALARPVSKATGAVVRTGRK
- a CDS encoding diacylglycerol/lipid kinase family protein; amino-acid sequence: MPALTQALDDRPTPLDVLHLQSGAHSRYFINGTSPGITAMVAARVNAWRHRNVGTFLGAALRELVNYTLQRAGVSLDGQRWREGFFTMVVVANGTHFAKGMRIAPSASAADGLADISVVEATSKALLLAWLPRIYVMPRHPAGEYFCDACTRGARRSVCPKQSLWLDRYGLWHRGDADGWRAGYRNQRRRHALLGRWSGLLCP
- a CDS encoding rRNA pseudouridine synthase codes for the protein MTDTIRLAKRVAEELACSRTEAEQFIEGGWITVDGVLTEEAGARVTAEQAIVLLPDAVPAPLDPVTILLHKPAGMRTIDAIDPEQGWITPATLGPDDRSGLRFLRRHTKALTLTSPLEDSASGLLVLTQDWRIERALVQEASRIEQEFVVEVTGSLDAAGLELLQKGLKWNGKPIASMKVSWQSEHKLRFAIKAAERGQIPYLCEKVGLQVVSIKRIRIGRMSMAALPVGQWRYLLGYERF
- a CDS encoding sterol desaturase family protein, giving the protein MQLNFQKAIAAQPLWLQFVEMIAVVDLATYWIHRAFHQLPWLWRFHAVFIHANLRWRFPGLHRAISTPQYHHWHHATDADGIDKNFAQFLPVWDVLFGTVHLPQGWPKHYWVAHFQPPETYLGQLVYPFRSPGSTPPQD